Proteins from a single region of Methanotorris igneus Kol 5:
- a CDS encoding transposase — MSGRKTKRKGYWKAYDKRFKIFNIKYTYDFVSFIINILLPYKEKRKVGRPLAISYNEYIATLIIKHIFRISLRDLETLSDYLHKKHIDSSTYGKAFQRIKISDLTKIIVGLHLIIANSLKSSVIIYIADSTGVHLLRVYCERIRVVNNEIKKVKYRVFDKMHVLACYYKDYGLISIVMVKWDNGYSSDSKNLLKMIKSLDFVKGAIILLDGGYDDEDLLRELLSIDLIPIVKTKEFKWDYGISKIRKKVKKLFDKKLYKIRGVIEAIFGGLKTKFRLTLNEKLPESRCRATLAVAIVHNILTLMRVISIRE, encoded by the coding sequence ATGAGCGGCAGAAAAACCAAAAGAAAAGGATACTGGAAAGCCTACGATAAGAGGTTTAAGATATTCAATATTAAGTACACTTATGATTTTGTTTCATTTATTATAAATATTTTACTTCCATATAAAGAAAAACGCAAAGTAGGAAGGCCTTTAGCTATAAGTTACAATGAATATATAGCTACTCTAATAATAAAACACATTTTTAGAATTAGTTTAAGAGATTTAGAAACTCTTTCCGATTATTTACATAAAAAGCATATAGATAGCTCCACATACGGAAAAGCTTTTCAGAGGATTAAAATAAGCGATTTAACTAAAATAATCGTTGGATTACACTTAATTATTGCTAATTCGTTAAAATCATCGGTTATAATTTACATAGCTGATTCCACTGGAGTCCATTTATTAAGAGTGTATTGTGAAAGAATCAGAGTTGTGAATAATGAAATAAAAAAGGTAAAGTATCGGGTTTTTGACAAAATGCACGTATTAGCTTGCTATTATAAAGATTATGGATTAATTTCGATTGTTATGGTAAAATGGGATAATGGATATAGTTCAGACAGTAAAAACTTACTAAAAATGATAAAATCTTTAGATTTTGTGAAAGGTGCGATAATATTGTTGGATGGTGGTTACGATGATGAAGATTTACTTAGAGAGTTGTTATCCATAGACCTCATTCCAATAGTTAAAACAAAAGAGTTTAAATGGGATTACGGTATTTCTAAAATCAGAAAGAAAGTTAAAAAATTGTTTGATAAGAAACTGTATAAAATTAGAGGGGTAATAGAAGCGATATTTGGAGGGCTAAAAACTAAATTTAGATTAACTCTAAATGAAAAACTACCTGAAAGTAGATGTAGAGCTACTTTAGCAGTAGCAATCGTTCATAATATTTTAACACTAATGAGAGTTATTAGTATTAGAGAGTAA